Proteins encoded in a region of the Schistocerca serialis cubense isolate TAMUIC-IGC-003099 chromosome 6, iqSchSeri2.2, whole genome shotgun sequence genome:
- the LOC126484894 gene encoding mucin-4-like gives MTKKAERLVGRPLAKLSTPVAPSSRATTEAAASVFPHPAQDTSAAEDKEGSLALSTGLEPPLESDPSLQKLDAPPPAIKLKAFSSSFSHADGYLPPGVARGAEVIIPTPGSSGGSTVRLSPTVPQKVGAPALSFGPLSTSTTPRPVTLTEGPSPLSESGSSTASPQPDNSVSSTPSPVPSESPRPTQDYTAYPPSTAFSVSSSGDVALVSSTPSPLPVTNAVTVETFVPSSTPAPGFYTATVPPLALTTVSGGAPGFTQTVVSSTPYPLSNESPEFPQELRISSPAQRLGDILLSSTPAPPAAIYYTQTGTAGGQTVDSGRVVLSAKPTTASDIILGDLQLSSTPAPPLSQYFSGAGTTGTGIVDSTPTVGDAVFNVEPITRGAPSTVLTDLLAINGATQSTAAPKQYSSPLPPPLAILGRDKVSPLNRFVSFRPSPSVSDLLLPANFVSSSPSPFSLEATSAAFSGNNEQPVTTPATLIYAEHSVPISSPSSSPQTDQLPPLPVASELKFSPSLQDTSGPNSLPSALSRFRYGEKLSSKYSSSIQGQSLSRSPSVVSISKPLTDSSSTTISPSSSLSAYNQLSNQQGDALPELSLSPVQSTSLTIQDGSRTQSPATSAYFALSEQPATSKQQGKVSVQILSSPVSAPQSPVGASYAPTESLTSESFAGGVVSGGSQPGASVQQESYGLSGPSQQVDLGQRAQVSVEVVPSLSTDLGRPGVEAASSEEPRLSAPSPFRQAGGLRVIVPEPDTLYSEPVAGRPAQPSPDVDQPPLLVPSISFSFDTPEGRQEFEAAVAAGLLDSSRR, from the exons GCCGAGCGGCTGGTCGGCCGCCCCCTGGCCAAGCTGAGCACACCCGTGGCGCCGTCGAGCCGCGCCACCACCGAGGCCGCAGCCTCCGTCTTCCCTCATCCAGCACAGGATACTTCTGCAGCTGAG gacaaagaaggaagtctGGCGCTGTCGACGGGTCTGGAGCCGCCGCTGGAAAGTGACCCGAGCCTCCAGAAGCTGGATGCGCCGCCTCCGGCGATCAAGCTGAAGGCCTTCTCCAGTAGCTTCAGCCACGCTGACGGATATTTGCCTCCAG GTGTGGCTCGTGGCGCCGAAGTGATCATCCCGACACCCGGAAGCAGTGGGGGCAGTACTGTGAGACTGAGCCCAACCGTTCCGCAGAAGGTTGGCGCCCCTGCCCTTTCGTTTGGACCTTTATCGACGTCCACCACGCCGCGCCCTGTGACTCTGACAGAGGGGCCATCACCGCTGTCGGAATCAGGCTCTAGTACCGCCTCTCCACAGCCAGACAACTCCGTTTCTTCGACACCGAGCCCGGTTCCGTCAGAATCACCACGCCCCACGCAGGACTACACTGCTTACCCGCCGTCTACAGCGTTCTCAGTGAGCTCATCTGGGGACGTGGCACTCGTTTCGTCCACACCAAGCCCACTGCCAGTTACGAACGCCGTCACTGTGGAAACATTTGTACCATCATCCACCCCAGCACCGGGCTTCTACACAGCAACGGTTCCTCCTCTGGCGCTGACCACAGTTTCTGGCGGGGCACCGGGATTCACACAGACTGTCGTCTCTTCTACACCATATCCCTTATCTAACGAATCTCCAGAATTCCCACAAGAATTACGCATTTCCTCTCCCGCGCAGAGACTGGGTGATATACTGCTGTCTTCAACTCCAGCTCCCCCTGCAGCAATATACTACACACAGACTGGAACAGCTGGAGGCCAAACCGTAGACAGTGGACGTGTAGTACTCTCGGCAAAGCCGACGACAGCCAGTGATATTATCTTGGGTGATTTGCAGCTGTCTTCAACTCCAGCTCCACCTTTATCACAATACTTCTCAGGGGCTGGTACAACTGGGACTGGAATCGTAGACAGCACTCCTACAGTTGGCGATGCAGTATTCAATGTGGAGCCTATCACACGCGGGGCGCCATCTACTGTTCTGACTGATTTACTAGCGATCAACGGCGCGACACAGTCGACGGCAGCTCCGAAACAATACTCGAGCCCCTTGCCGCCACCACTCGCTATACTAGGCCGTGACAAAGTATCTCCACTAAACCGCTTCGTGTCATTCCGGCCATCGCCATCCGTCAGCGACCTTCTTCTACCTGCTAATTTCGTATCCTCATCGCCGTCTCCATTTTCGCTAGAGGCGACATCTGCAGCTTTCTCTGGGAACAACGAGCAACCCGTGACGACCCCCGCTACGTTGATCTACGCCGAACACTCGGTGCCAATATCCTCGCCTAGCTCGTCGCCACAGACGGACCAGCTTCCACCTTTGCCTGTAGCGTCAGAGCTCAAATTCTCACCCTCGCTGCAGGATACATCTGGACCGAATAGTTTACCCTCAGCACTGTCTAGATTCAGGTACGGAGAGAAACTTTCTAGCAAGTACTCATCCTCCATACAAGGACAAAGTCTCTCTCGTAGCCCTTCCGTGGTCTCTATATCTAAACCGCTGACCGATAGCAGCAGTACCACAATTTCTCCATCCTCATCCCTTTCTGCTTACAACCAACTCTCCAACCAGCAGGGTGACGCGTTACCGGAGCTGTCACTGTCACCAGTACAATCAACGAGTCTTACAATTCAGGACGGAAGCCGTACCCAGTCGCCTGCTACATCTGCATATTTTGCCCTCTCAGAGCAGCCGGCGACTTCGAAACAGCAAGGAAAAGTGTCTGTACAAATACTGTCATCGCCTGTCAGTGCGCCCCAGTCTCCTGTCGGCGCCTCTTACGCGCCTACTGAAAGCCTGACGAGCGAATCGTTTGCCGGAGGTGTGGTGTCCGGTGGCTCGCAGCCCGGCGCCTCCGTGCAGCAGGAAAGCTACGGCCTGTCAGGTCCCTCGCAACAGGTGGATCTGGGGCAGCGAGCACAGGTGTCGGTGGAGGTGGTGCCGTCGTTGTCCACGGACCTGGGGCGACCCGGGGTGGAAGCGGCCAGCAGCGAGGAGCCGCGGCTGTCGGCGCCGTCGCCGTTCCGTCAGGCGGGCGGCCTGCGCGTCATCGTGCCGGAGCCGGACACGCTGTACAGCGAACCCGTGGCCGGCCGTCCGGCCCAACCGTCGCCCGACGTCGACCAGCCTCCCCTACTGGTGCCGTCCATCTCCTTCAGCTTCGACACTCCCGAAGGACGCCAGGAGTTCGAGGCTGCCGTCGCCGCTGGCCTGTTGGATTCGTCGAGGCGATAA